The Eremothecium gossypii ATCC 10895 chromosome VII, complete sequence nucleotide sequence gggcctgctgcagcgcggGGCTCTCTAGGCCCGGGCTAACCTCCTCTACTCCACAGGGGCACTGGAAGTACCAGTCCTTGCTGTCCTCGTGGACGTCCTCGACCGGGATGCCGTGGCTAGCGAGCCGGTCGAAGTCAGTCTTGGTGATGCAGTATTCATCGGGAAGCTCGTTGCAGGGCACGGCCAGGGGCCGCGCCGGCTCCGCGACAGGGACGACAGGCGCCAGGAAGCCCTGCCCCTGCTCCAGCGCGTAGCGCTCCGCCGGCGTCAGGAGCtcgtcgccgcccgcctCGGGCGTGGCGGCCTCGTTGCGGCGCCGCATCTTCTCGATCTTAGCGTCGCTCTCGAAGCGCTCCCACAGCACCGTCCACAGCGCGTCCTTGGTCTTCTTGGCACGCTTGGCCACGAGCTTGCTCCGCAGCCGCAGGAAGCGGTCGCGCTCGTCGAGCTTGCTGTGCCAGTCGTCCTCCACCTGCCGTCGCTGCGTCTCCTCCTCGCGCGCGACAAGGCGTGAGTGACGAGCGCTTTCTGCGCGTGATCAGCTCCTGCATCGAGCGCTCCTTCACGAGCCCCGCCCACAGCTTCGCGCCGTACACCTCGTTCTCCGCGGCGTacggcagcagctcgcaGAAGAACTCGCGGAACTCCCCCTCCTCCAGCTCTTGCACGTACGCCAGAAACGTCGGCCAGTTGTACGCCAGCACCTCGTACTCCACCTCGATATCCTTCAGATACGCGTCCAGCTCGCTCGAGTAGTCGTAgtgcgccagctccactgCGCCGCCCGGGTCCTCGTAGCGCACCGTGCAGTTGCGCAGCTTCACCGGGATCCGTAGTCCCACGCCCTTGCGCGGTACCACGCGCTTGCGCACCACCTTGCTCCCCGGCAGCACTAGCACCGACGTCTGCTCGTCCTCCCAGATCTGCGGAAACTGGAACAGCGCCTCGTGGTTCGTCACGTAGTTGCGGAACGCGATGCTGCGCCGCTCCGCCAGCTTGATCAGCCGGTACACGACCTCGAACTGCGCGCTCACCCCCAGCGCCGCAAACTCCGCGTCCCCATCGTAGTCCGCGACCGCGCCCCGCAACAGCGGCTTCACCACCGCGTCCCAGTCCTCCACCTCTGCCGCCTTGCTCTGCGACAccgcccgcagcagctgctcctgcacCTCGCGGAAGACGCCCTCCCCGACCCCGACGTCCGCCAGCATCAGCCGCTCGTCAAACCGCACCTCCTTCCACAGCGGCTTTCCCGCCTCCGTCCAGTAGCTCGCGCACACGTTGTACAGCCACCCCACGCTGTACGTGTAGCTCCACTGCCGCGCCAGCTCTGCCGGCACTGGCACCCCCTCTCCGCCCAccttgcgcagctgctgcgccgtCTCCTCCCCCACATATGCCTCCCAGTCCACGCTGCGCTTCCCACGCTTATTTCTACTGCTGCTTCCCATCGTCGTTCGCAACACACGCTCGTCAACTCCTGCAGATGGCCTGATCTCGTCGCCTTAATACTGCCTCAGTCACTACTATAACCCAAGGCATTTCACCATTTTTCAAGCTCCCACGTTTCTTTTTTGGAGAACCGTTGAAGATCACTGTGAACGACGAAACTGGTGGCAAAAGGGGCGAGCAGTGAGACGAATGACAACAAATCACACCAAGCCACGGTAAACAAGCAGGCTAATACGCAAGTATAGGGCCAGAGGCGACCAAGCAAGGACGCCAGGAAGGATATTAGGCAGCGACCAGCGAGTGGTAGGTGCGGCCGGCAGCTTTCAGAAATTGGGGCTGCAATAGAGCGTTTGTTAGGGGTTCGGCAAGCGGCACAGCCAGGACGGGCGGGCGCACGGCAGGACGTGAGCGCTGGCGCGGAGAGGGAGGATGCCATCGTCCACACAGGACTACCACGTCAATAGCCAGTTTCGGATGGGCGGGAGCCCGCAAGCAGCGGTCGCGCCGGCGACTCCGCGGATGATGGGGAAGGcgggcgaggaggagcggcgGATGCCGAAGCCGTTCCACCGGAAGTCGCTGGGGGACTGGGACTTTTTGGAGACGGTAGGCGCGGGGTCGATGGGGAAGGTGAAGCTGGCAAAGCACCGGTACACAAACGAGCTGTGCGCGATCAAGATTGTGAACCGCGCGACGAAGTCGTTCATGCAtaagcagcagctgcaggggctgccgccgccggcgacggaggaggagctgctcgaGCGGCGCAAAAAACTGGAGAAGGAGGTGTCGCGGGACAAGCGGACGATCCGGGAGGCGTCGCTGGGGCAGATCCTATACCACCCGCACATCTGCCGGCTTTTCGAGATGTGCACCATGAGCAACCACTTCTACATGCTGTTCGAGTACGTGTCGGGGgggcagctgctggactACATCATCCAGCATGGCTCGCTGCGGGAGCGCCACGCGCGGAAGTTTGCGCGGGGGATTGCGTCTGCGCTGCAGTATCTGCATTTGAACAACATAGTGCACAGGGACCTGAAGATCGAGAACATCATGATTTCTTCCTCGGGTGAGATACGGATAATTGACTTCGGGCTGTCGAACATGTACGACCCCAAGAAGCAATTGCATACTTTCTGCGGGTCCCTGTACTTCGCTGCCCCGGAGCTGTTGAAGGCGCACCCCTACACCGGGCCAGAAGTCGATATATGGTCGTTTGGTGTTGTGCTCTATGTTCTCGTGTGCGGGAAGGTGCCGTTTGACGATGAGAATGCCAGCGTTCTGCATGAGAAGATAAAACAGGGCAAGGTGGAGTACCCCCAGCACTTGTCCATCGATGTTATTTCGCTACTGTCCAAGATGTTGGTAGTTGATCCGTACAAGAGGGCCACCCTGAAGCAGGTGGTGCACCACCAGTGGATGCAGAAAGGCTACGATTTTCCGCCTCCGTCGTATCTACCGCCATGTGTACCCCTCACGCCGGATCGTATCAACATGGATATCATTACCGAGATGTACAGGTTGGAACTGATTCACGACGTTGCAGAAACAGCCCAATGGTTGGAGAAGATCATAACTTCTCCTGAGTATTTGGAGCTTTCGAGACAATATTGGGAGAACGCTGCTAACATGAAGCCAGAGGACGCTCCGATCAGGGGCTATAGCCCATTGTTATCCATGTACCACCTGGTGGATGAAATGCTTAAGCGGAAGCGTTCAAAGATGCAAAAGAGAGGGCAAGCATCTGCTCAAACGCCTGCGACTGCGGGTGCCAATTCAGGTCTTCCTTCGTCCGCCGCTTTAATATCTGCTGACACTACCTCTGCCGGTTCGTATGCATCAACGGCCGCCGGACCGCAAAAGTTGGCAGCAGCGGTAACTCCAGAGAACTCAGATCGGATGTCTGGTCCACATGTTCTAGTCTCGCAATTGGACTCGGAGAAAAGTAGAACATTACAGCCTGCGGTCTCGCCACATGACGAAACATCCTCGACATATATCACAGTTACGACCCCATCCAAACAGAAGCAAAACGTACTTGTTCCGCCTAGGTTGGCTATACCTGAACAGGCACATACCACCACTCCAAGAAAAGCAATAAATGTTGATGGAGAGATTGATCAGAAGGTCCTGTCACCGACTCCTCAGTCTCACGACTTCGAGACCAGCAACAAATACTCAACTACTAGTAATGCTACCCATTCCGCAGCAGTTTCTGCTGGCTCAACAGAAAAGCAAAACTTTGGTTCCTTATTTAGGAGATTTTCCCAACGTCATCGGCACACTACCTCGCAAGGTGGGTCCCAGTGCGCCTATCATCCAGAAGTTAATACTCTGCAGTCATCTGCTCAGTACCAGACCTCTAAGACCAGCACCCAAGCTGCAAAGACGAAAACCCACACGCGTACAGTATCAGAATATACCCCGGCATCCAAATATGCGAATATGGGTCCCCCCGCGGCTGCTGATAGTACGAGGAGTACTACTAACTACTTAGAGGCACGATCGCCACTGCCTGCACTCCCAGTGAACGCCGAATCTCTGGTTAAGGAACAACAAAGA carries:
- the IOC2 gene encoding Ioc2p (Syntenic homolog of Saccharomyces cerevisiae YLR095C (IOC2); +1 frameshift), whose product is MGSSSRNKRGKRSVDWEAYVGEETAQQLRKVGGEGVPVPAELARQWSYTYSVGWLYNVCASYWTEAGKPLWKEVRFDERLMLADVGVGEGVFREVQEQLLRAVSQSKAAEVEDWDAVVKPLLRGAVADYDGDAEFAALGVSAQFEVVYRLIKLAERRSIAFRNYVTNHEALFQFPQIWEDEQTSVLVLPGSKVVRKRVVPRKGVGLRIPVKLRNCTVRYEDPGGAVELAHYDYSSELDAYLKDIEVEYEVLAYNWPTFLAYVQELEEGEFREFFCELLPYAAENEVYGAKLWAGLVKERSMQELITRRKRSSSRLVAREEETQRRQVEDDWHSKLDERDRFLRLRSKLVAKRAKKTKDALWTVLWERFESDAKIEKMRRRNEAATPEAGGDELLTPAERYALEQGQGFLAPVVPVAEPARPLAVPCNELPDEYCITKTDFDRLASHGIPVEDVHEDSKDWYFQCPCGVEEVSPGLESPALQQALVCCDQCLRWQHWDCQHPAAIELLAAGKDSHNFALVPPGPAPTRRASRRGAAADPYQDPDRPTARRRPVGEAEPFLCSWCVAALERTLRASFRDELTATRLRERKQAEERERRKRLKEEKRRQVLFHRQQQPVATLLSQHAVPVAQSRDQYPLHQPQLASWQVHRPSPATHILPTQLPGPARTGLLPHAQAPATAKHEPQPETLRPAQPEGTNDHDDANPPSHSQRSPASVASSGASYPTDTYA
- the KIN1 gene encoding serine/threonine protein kinase KIN1 (Syntenic homolog of Saccharomyces cerevisiae YLR096W (KIN2) and YDR122W (KIN1)) — protein: MPSSTQDYHVNSQFRMGGSPQAAVAPATPRMMGKAGEEERRMPKPFHRKSLGDWDFLETVGAGSMGKVKLAKHRYTNELCAIKIVNRATKSFMHKQQLQGLPPPATEEELLERRKKLEKEVSRDKRTIREASLGQILYHPHICRLFEMCTMSNHFYMLFEYVSGGQLLDYIIQHGSLRERHARKFARGIASALQYLHLNNIVHRDLKIENIMISSSGEIRIIDFGLSNMYDPKKQLHTFCGSLYFAAPELLKAHPYTGPEVDIWSFGVVLYVLVCGKVPFDDENASVLHEKIKQGKVEYPQHLSIDVISLLSKMLVVDPYKRATLKQVVHHQWMQKGYDFPPPSYLPPCVPLTPDRINMDIITEMYRLELIHDVAETAQWLEKIITSPEYLELSRQYWENAANMKPEDAPIRGYSPLLSMYHLVDEMLKRKRSKMQKRGQASAQTPATAGANSGLPSSAALISADTTSAGSYASTAAGPQKLAAAVTPENSDRMSGPHVLVSQLDSEKSRTLQPAVSPHDETSSTYITVTTPSKQKQNVLVPPRLAIPEQAHTTTPRKAINVDGEIDQKVLSPTPQSHDFETSNKYSTTSNATHSAAVSAGSTEKQNFGSLFRRFSQRHRHTTSQGGSQCAYHPEVNTLQSSAQYQTSKTSTQAAKTKTHTRTVSEYTPASKYANMGPPAAADSTRSTTNYLEARSPLPALPVNAESLVKEQQRLQDNLQGLDISGGGQSSHANNNRNSTSSYNNNGPEVIDEDKPLRQLSVPKGRKLHPSARAKSVGHARRESLKFMRPAIASQLSPQDINDEGFLEQGSDTESENIFGGSSSGAVASVDEELTDKQILELAARAPPGSMPSIDYPRSLFLKGFFSVQTTSSKPLPIVRYKIISTLKKLNIEFKEVKGGFVCVHRQSYMTNRASPTQPNIFVTDSTSITSSTNGTASSTHRRQLSVPSRHNSLRRQQQAGANNLGTSMHERTSSTASHSIAGSGCITEELSTASLESLHGDDILTTSKAQHMNTKDLEMQLQKERPPLKFEIHIVKVRIVGLAGVHFKKVSGNTWMYKELASHILKELNL